Proteins encoded in a region of the Catalinimonas alkaloidigena genome:
- a CDS encoding NAD(P)-dependent oxidoreductase, producing the protein MKIGFIGLGSMGLPMAQNLLNAGYPLRVYNRTRAKAETLATDQVTVADSPADVAAQVDVLITMLSRDEALEEVLFAESQGAYDALPQGAVHLSMSTISPDLSRRLAEKHAAKGQQYVAAPVFGRPDVAEKAALKLAVAGPKAVAERLSPIFDAVGAAWDYVGEEAWQANLVKIAGNFVIASMMETLGEAFALVGKAGVDPKQFLEIVNGRVMQSPVYQTYGNQMLEERFQPAGFATDLGLKDMTLVQRAAQQWQVPMPFGSVLRDQMATLVNRYGKGYDWSALAKLAHDQAQPHHES; encoded by the coding sequence ATGAAAATCGGATTTATCGGGTTGGGCAGCATGGGGTTGCCCATGGCCCAAAACCTCCTGAACGCCGGCTACCCGTTGCGGGTCTACAACCGCACCCGTGCCAAGGCCGAAACCCTAGCGACCGACCAGGTGACCGTGGCCGATTCGCCGGCCGACGTGGCCGCGCAGGTCGACGTTCTGATCACCATGCTTTCGCGCGACGAAGCGCTGGAAGAGGTTTTGTTTGCGGAATCTCAGGGCGCTTACGACGCGTTGCCTCAGGGCGCAGTCCATCTGTCGATGAGTACCATCAGTCCCGATCTGTCGCGGCGGCTGGCCGAAAAACACGCCGCCAAAGGGCAGCAATACGTAGCCGCGCCGGTGTTTGGCCGTCCGGATGTAGCCGAAAAGGCGGCCCTCAAGCTGGCCGTAGCCGGTCCGAAAGCAGTAGCCGAGCGCCTCTCTCCCATTTTCGACGCCGTAGGCGCTGCTTGGGACTACGTGGGCGAAGAAGCCTGGCAAGCGAATCTGGTCAAGATTGCGGGCAATTTTGTGATCGCGTCTATGATGGAAACCCTGGGCGAAGCCTTCGCGCTGGTGGGAAAAGCGGGCGTCGATCCGAAGCAATTTCTGGAAATCGTGAACGGAAGAGTTATGCAATCGCCTGTGTATCAGACTTACGGGAACCAGATGCTGGAAGAGCGGTTTCAACCGGCCGGGTTCGCTACCGACCTGGGACTGAAAGACATGACGTTGGTACAGCGGGCCGCACAACAGTGGCAGGTGCCGATGCCCTTCGGGTCCGTGCTGCGCGACCAGATGGCAACGCTGGTCAACCGCTACGGCAAAGGCTACGATTGGTCGGCGCTCGCCAAACTGGCGCACGACCAGGCACAACCCCACCATGAATCCTGA
- a CDS encoding deoxyribodipyrimidine photo-lyase, which produces MSDLHPDRIKCLNDRPERENAYVLYWMQQSMRVDENHALHYAIERAQALDQPVIVGFGLMDDYPEANLRHYVFMLEGLHDVAESLKSLDIKFVLQKGAPADIAVKLGRDASLIVCDRGYLRHQRQWRDQVADQADCQVVQVESDLVVPIEVASQKREYAARTIRKKIMTQFEDYLDVPELRKPPKSSLRLSVTGEDLSDPLALARSLKLEPVPPVDQLFTGGTTAAKAVFRRFLDKLFSNYSDHRNQPQTSDVSHMSKYLHFGMISPVWLVNEVRQKRSKENVDSFVEEVLVRRELAANFCYYTENYDHYSCLPDWAQKTLKKHKHDDREHVYTRDQLENAETHDPYWNAAMREMKHTGYMHNYMRMYWGKKIVSWTNTPEYAYETLLYLNNKYFLDGRDFNSFANVAWVFGNHDRPWQESPVYGTTRRLSTQGLERKTKPTEYVKKVDQLVDQVQADN; this is translated from the coding sequence ATGTCAGATCTCCACCCCGACCGGATAAAATGCCTTAACGACCGCCCTGAGCGCGAAAATGCCTATGTACTTTACTGGATGCAGCAATCGATGCGCGTGGACGAAAACCACGCCCTGCACTATGCCATTGAACGAGCGCAGGCCTTGGATCAGCCGGTGATTGTCGGCTTTGGTCTGATGGACGACTACCCCGAGGCCAACCTCCGCCATTATGTCTTTATGCTCGAGGGCTTACATGATGTTGCCGAATCGCTCAAGTCGCTGGATATCAAGTTTGTATTACAAAAAGGCGCCCCGGCCGACATTGCCGTGAAACTGGGCAGGGACGCTTCGCTCATCGTGTGCGACCGAGGGTACCTGCGGCATCAGCGGCAGTGGCGCGACCAGGTAGCCGATCAGGCCGACTGCCAGGTGGTGCAGGTCGAGAGCGATCTGGTCGTGCCGATCGAAGTGGCCTCACAAAAGCGCGAATACGCCGCCCGCACCATCCGCAAGAAGATCATGACGCAGTTTGAGGACTACCTCGACGTACCCGAATTGCGCAAACCTCCGAAAAGTTCGCTGCGGCTTTCGGTGACCGGCGAAGACCTGAGCGACCCGCTGGCGCTGGCCAGAAGCCTGAAACTGGAGCCGGTACCGCCGGTCGATCAACTCTTTACGGGAGGCACCACGGCCGCCAAAGCGGTGTTCCGGCGGTTTCTGGACAAGCTTTTTTCGAACTACAGCGACCACCGCAACCAGCCGCAGACCAGCGACGTGTCGCACATGAGCAAGTACCTGCACTTCGGGATGATCTCGCCGGTGTGGCTGGTAAACGAAGTGCGGCAGAAGCGCAGCAAAGAAAACGTAGACTCGTTTGTCGAAGAGGTGCTGGTGCGGCGCGAGCTTGCGGCTAACTTCTGTTATTACACCGAAAATTACGACCATTACTCCTGCCTGCCCGACTGGGCACAGAAGACGCTGAAGAAACACAAGCACGACGACCGCGAGCATGTGTATACCCGCGACCAACTGGAAAATGCCGAGACGCACGATCCCTACTGGAACGCCGCCATGCGCGAGATGAAGCACACGGGCTACATGCACAATTACATGCGCATGTACTGGGGCAAGAAAATCGTGTCCTGGACCAACACGCCCGAGTATGCCTACGAGACGTTGCTCTACCTCAATAACAAGTATTTTCTCGACGGTCGCGATTTCAACTCCTTCGCCAACGTGGCCTGGGTGTTCGGCAACCACGACCGTCCGTGGCAGGAAAGCCCGGTTTACGGGACTACGCGCCGCCTGTCCACCCAGGGACTGGAACGCAAGACCAAACCGACAGAGTACGTTAAAAAGGTGGATCAGCTGGTCGATCAGGTACAGGCCGACAACTGA
- a CDS encoding efflux RND transporter periplasmic adaptor subunit: MKRVAWIETLIVTTFLAACNANSHVTTEETSDQSLPVTELILKDTTLHHEYVTDIQAVQNVEIRARVPGFLEDIYVDEGQQVKKGQPLFRINAEEYKAQEAKANANLESAIAEAKATELEVDRVRILVDKDIISQSELEVAKAKNQAARARIEEARSAASNAAIRLSYTYIRAPFDGLIDRIPLKVGSLIEEGTLLTTVSDISSIYAYFNVSEREYLEYTKSRLEDRVNSSNVVNLVLADGTRYPYEGKVETMEGEFEASTGSIAFRAHFPNPEQMLKHGATGKVRLTNKIKDALIVPQKAVFEIQDKNYVFVVDSTNTVRMQSFSPASRFSYFYIVNSGLKPGDRVVYEGVQSIRDGAVIKPEFVVMDSLLASAPRTAF, from the coding sequence ATGAAACGAGTCGCGTGGATCGAGACGCTCATTGTTACCACCTTCCTTGCTGCTTGCAACGCCAACAGCCATGTCACCACCGAAGAAACGTCAGATCAGTCGCTTCCCGTCACTGAATTAATCTTAAAAGATACCACACTACATCACGAATACGTCACGGACATTCAGGCCGTGCAGAACGTAGAGATCCGGGCACGGGTCCCCGGCTTTCTGGAAGACATTTACGTCGACGAAGGGCAGCAGGTCAAGAAGGGCCAGCCGCTGTTCCGCATCAACGCCGAGGAGTACAAAGCGCAGGAAGCCAAAGCCAACGCCAACCTGGAAAGCGCCATTGCTGAGGCCAAAGCGACCGAACTCGAAGTAGATCGCGTGCGCATTCTGGTCGACAAAGACATTATCTCACAATCGGAACTGGAAGTCGCGAAGGCTAAAAACCAGGCCGCCCGCGCCCGGATCGAAGAGGCCCGCTCGGCCGCTTCCAACGCCGCCATTCGCCTTTCGTACACGTACATCCGCGCCCCGTTCGACGGGCTGATCGACCGCATTCCACTGAAGGTCGGTAGCCTGATCGAAGAAGGCACGCTGCTGACCACCGTATCCGACATCAGTTCCATCTATGCGTATTTCAACGTATCGGAACGGGAGTATCTGGAATACACCAAATCGCGTCTGGAAGACCGCGTCAACAGCAGCAACGTGGTCAATCTGGTGCTGGCCGACGGAACGCGCTACCCGTACGAAGGAAAAGTAGAAACCATGGAAGGGGAATTCGAGGCCAGCACGGGCTCCATCGCCTTCCGGGCGCATTTTCCCAATCCGGAACAGATGCTGAAACACGGGGCGACCGGGAAAGTACGCCTGACCAACAAGATCAAAGACGCTTTGATTGTACCGCAAAAAGCGGTTTTCGAAATCCAGGACAAGAACTACGTGTTTGTGGTCGATTCCACGAATACAGTGCGCATGCAAAGTTTCAGTCCCGCGAGCCGGTTCTCCTACTTTTATATTGTGAACTCCGGTCTTAAGCCGGGTGACAGGGTAGTGTACGAAGGTGTGCAGAGCATCCGCGACGGTGCGGTGATCAAGCCGGAGTTTGTGGTGATGGACAGCCTGCTGGCCAGCGCCCCCCGAACGGCTTTCTAG
- a CDS encoding efflux RND transporter permease subunit, translating to MFDIFIRRPVLSLVISLFIVLLGLLALFGLPVTQFPEIVPPSVTVTAKYTGANAEVSTKAVATPLERAINGVPGMTYMTTVTSNNGTTLITVFFEVGTDPDLAAVNVQNRVTTIIDELPEEVIKAGVTTEKEVNSMLLYLNVMSEDPTIGEKFVYNFADINVLQELKRIDGVGFCEIMGSREYSMRVWLKPDRMAAYEVSTGEVIDAIRKQNVEAAPGKTGESSERTPQMLQYVLRYTGKFFEPNQYKDIVIRAYDNGSVLKLKDVADVEFGSMDYSMTSKTDGRPSASIMIKQRPGSNASEVIENVKIRMAELKEEAFPPGMEYTISYDVSRFLDASINEVIHTLIEAFILVFLVVFIFLQDFRSTLIAALAVPVALVGTFFFMQMLGFSINLLTLFALVLAIGIVVDNAIVVVEAVHVKMSEEHLSPKAATFAAMHEISGAIIAITLVMSAVFIPVAFMSGPVGVFYRQFSLTLAIAIVISGINAVSLTPALCALLLKHTHDEPHKGLLGGFFNRFNRGYQAVENKYRRSIAFLAGRQVATLLMLAFFFVATWGIATILPTGFIPSEDQGMVYVNVTTPAGATVERTEDVLNQIQQTAERIDAVETVSTLAGFSLLTDAAGASYGMGMINLKPWEEREGTVEDLIDELEEKTQYITDATIEYFPPPTVPGFGNSSGFELRLLDRNRGGELQQTADVAKAFTEALQKAPEISSAFTNFDASFPQYMIHVDQEMAAKKGVTIEDAMSTLQTMLGSYYASNFIRFGQMYKVMVQAAPRYRTKPEDILELYVKNNQGEMVPYSTFITLERVYGPEQLTRYNMYTSAMINGTPAPGYSTGDAIKAIERVAAETLPRGYTFEWSGMTREEILSGNQAIYIFGVCLLFVYLLLAAQYESFLLPLPVLLSLPTGVFGAFASLYLLGLQNNIYAQVALVMLIGLLGKNAILIIEFAIQRRSEGVSVLTAAVEGASSRLRPILMTSLAFIAGLIPLCIATGAGAMGNRSIGTAAAGGMLIGTIFGLFLIPGLYVLFASLAERFVSKREKHEMVPVEVTSSQSINEKTAPQEQHTTVR from the coding sequence ATGTTTGACATTTTTATACGTCGGCCCGTTCTTTCACTCGTTATCTCCCTGTTCATCGTGTTGTTGGGGTTACTGGCCCTGTTTGGGTTGCCGGTAACGCAATTTCCCGAAATTGTACCGCCCTCGGTTACCGTAACGGCCAAGTACACCGGCGCCAACGCCGAAGTGAGCACCAAAGCCGTGGCAACGCCGCTGGAACGTGCCATCAACGGGGTGCCTGGCATGACTTACATGACGACCGTGACGAGTAACAACGGTACCACGCTCATCACGGTCTTTTTCGAAGTCGGGACCGATCCCGATCTGGCCGCGGTCAACGTGCAGAACCGCGTAACAACCATCATTGACGAACTGCCCGAAGAGGTGATCAAGGCCGGGGTCACGACCGAAAAGGAGGTGAACAGCATGCTGCTGTACCTCAACGTGATGAGCGAAGATCCTACCATCGGAGAGAAGTTCGTGTACAACTTCGCCGACATCAACGTCTTGCAGGAACTGAAACGGATCGACGGCGTGGGTTTCTGCGAAATCATGGGGTCGCGCGAGTATTCCATGCGGGTCTGGCTGAAGCCCGACCGGATGGCCGCCTACGAAGTATCGACCGGCGAGGTGATCGACGCCATCCGCAAGCAGAACGTCGAGGCCGCACCCGGCAAAACCGGCGAAAGCTCGGAGCGTACGCCGCAGATGTTGCAGTACGTACTGCGCTACACGGGGAAATTTTTCGAGCCCAATCAGTACAAAGACATTGTGATTCGGGCGTACGACAACGGGTCGGTGCTGAAACTCAAGGACGTCGCCGACGTGGAATTCGGTTCGATGGATTACAGCATGACCTCCAAAACGGACGGTCGGCCATCGGCTTCGATCATGATCAAGCAGCGGCCGGGTTCCAACGCCAGCGAGGTCATCGAAAACGTAAAAATTCGCATGGCCGAGCTGAAAGAAGAGGCGTTTCCGCCGGGCATGGAGTACACCATTTCATATGACGTTTCGCGCTTTCTGGATGCCTCCATCAACGAGGTGATTCATACGCTGATCGAAGCGTTCATCCTCGTGTTCCTGGTCGTATTCATCTTCCTGCAGGATTTCCGTTCGACGCTCATTGCCGCCCTGGCGGTGCCGGTGGCGCTGGTCGGTACGTTCTTCTTTATGCAGATGCTGGGCTTTTCGATCAACCTGCTGACGCTGTTCGCCCTGGTGCTGGCCATCGGGATTGTGGTGGACAACGCCATTGTGGTGGTGGAAGCGGTCCACGTAAAGATGTCGGAAGAGCACCTGTCGCCCAAGGCGGCCACGTTTGCAGCCATGCACGAGATCAGCGGCGCGATCATCGCCATTACGCTGGTCATGTCGGCGGTGTTCATCCCGGTGGCGTTCATGTCGGGGCCGGTGGGCGTGTTTTACCGTCAGTTTTCGCTGACCTTGGCCATCGCCATCGTGATCTCGGGCATCAACGCCGTTTCGCTGACGCCTGCGCTGTGTGCGCTCCTACTGAAACATACACACGACGAACCACACAAAGGACTGTTGGGCGGCTTTTTCAACCGGTTTAACCGCGGGTACCAGGCCGTCGAAAACAAATACCGCCGCTCCATTGCGTTTCTGGCCGGTCGCCAAGTCGCCACGCTGCTGATGCTCGCCTTTTTCTTTGTCGCTACCTGGGGCATCGCGACCATCCTGCCCACAGGATTTATTCCTTCGGAAGACCAGGGCATGGTCTACGTCAACGTAACCACACCGGCCGGCGCGACTGTGGAACGGACGGAAGATGTGCTGAACCAAATTCAGCAGACGGCCGAGCGGATCGACGCGGTCGAAACCGTATCGACGCTGGCGGGCTTCAGCCTGCTGACCGACGCCGCCGGTGCTTCGTACGGCATGGGCATGATCAACCTGAAACCCTGGGAAGAGCGCGAAGGCACGGTCGAAGACCTGATCGACGAACTGGAAGAAAAAACGCAGTACATCACCGACGCTACCATCGAATATTTTCCGCCGCCGACGGTGCCGGGCTTCGGGAACTCCAGCGGCTTTGAGCTGCGCCTGCTGGACCGCAACCGGGGTGGAGAACTGCAACAAACCGCCGATGTGGCCAAAGCCTTTACCGAAGCGTTGCAGAAAGCGCCGGAGATCAGCAGTGCCTTCACCAACTTCGACGCCTCGTTCCCGCAATACATGATTCACGTCGATCAGGAAATGGCGGCCAAAAAAGGCGTCACCATCGAGGACGCCATGAGCACCCTGCAGACGATGCTGGGGAGCTACTACGCCTCCAACTTCATCCGTTTCGGGCAGATGTACAAGGTAATGGTGCAGGCCGCCCCGCGCTACCGTACCAAGCCGGAAGACATTCTGGAGCTTTATGTGAAGAACAACCAGGGCGAAATGGTGCCGTATTCGACCTTTATCACGCTGGAGCGGGTGTACGGTCCCGAGCAGTTGACCCGCTACAACATGTACACCTCGGCGATGATCAACGGAACCCCGGCGCCGGGTTACAGCACCGGCGATGCCATCAAGGCCATCGAACGGGTTGCGGCCGAAACCCTGCCCCGCGGCTACACCTTCGAGTGGTCGGGGATGACGCGCGAAGAGATCTTGTCGGGCAATCAGGCCATCTACATTTTTGGCGTCTGTCTGCTCTTTGTTTACCTATTGCTGGCAGCGCAGTACGAAAGCTTCCTGCTGCCGCTGCCGGTCCTGCTGTCGCTGCCGACGGGCGTGTTCGGGGCGTTTGCTTCGCTCTATCTGCTGGGCTTGCAGAATAACATTTACGCACAGGTCGCCCTCGTGATGCTGATCGGTCTACTGGGCAAAAACGCGATTCTGATCATCGAGTTTGCTATTCAGCGCCGGAGCGAAGGTGTTTCGGTGCTCACCGCGGCGGTCGAAGGTGCTTCGTCGCGTCTGCGTCCCATCCTGATGACCTCTCTGGCGTTCATCGCCGGGCTGATTCCGCTTTGCATTGCGACCGGAGCCGGCGCGATGGGCAACCGCTCGATCGGCACCGCCGCCGCCGGGGGGATGCTGATTGGTACCATCTTCGGATTGTTTCTGATTCCCGGCCTGTACGTGCTGTTTGCTTCCCTGGCCGAACGGTTCGTCAGCAAGCGCGAGAAACACGAAATGGTGCCGGTCGAGGTGACTTCTTCGCAGTCCATCAACGAAAAAACAGCTCCTCAGGAACAACACACAACGGTTCGGTAA
- a CDS encoding TolC family protein yields the protein MRFSNNTPFYPFFLFLGLLAVLQSCKVAKPVSMPTFQQPPATFATNQNPDSLGIGDQRWDDFFADAYLVDLIDVALRNNPDVLVALQRVERAQADVMVARGALLPSLNGQATASVDRYGQYTMNGVGNFDTNLSDNVEGKQQIPNPTPYYFLGLQSSWEIDLWGKLRSRREAAYARLLATEKGRQLVTTSLVSQVASNYYDLLALDSELKIIRDNIELQEVALEIVEIQKLGGRATELAVQQFEAQLLRTRSLAVERQRAITQVENRLNRLLGRYPQAIERDSSIQGQPLPDQIQAGVPSRMLLRRPDIQQAELDLTAARADIDAARAAFLPSLTLTPYVGVEAFRASVLLDPASLAAGILGGLTAPLFNKYQNRANYRRSVAAGKEALYTYQKRILTGYEEVMTELNNIDQLRSAYALKQQEVDVLGRAVTTANDLFLAGYASYLEVVTAQRNVLEAELTLIGYRRDIFMSVVNLYRALGGGWTPPATELATPAAE from the coding sequence ATGCGTTTCAGTAACAACACACCTTTTTATCCTTTCTTTCTTTTTCTGGGCCTTCTGGCGGTGCTGCAAAGCTGTAAAGTAGCGAAGCCGGTCAGCATGCCGACCTTTCAGCAGCCTCCGGCCACGTTTGCCACTAACCAGAACCCGGATTCGCTGGGCATCGGAGACCAGCGGTGGGACGATTTTTTTGCCGATGCCTACTTAGTCGATCTGATCGACGTCGCTCTGCGTAACAACCCCGACGTGCTGGTTGCCCTCCAGCGGGTAGAACGGGCTCAGGCCGATGTGATGGTGGCGCGCGGTGCCCTGTTGCCTTCGCTCAACGGACAGGCCACGGCCAGTGTGGACCGGTACGGCCAGTATACCATGAACGGCGTAGGGAACTTCGACACCAACCTGTCGGACAACGTAGAGGGCAAGCAGCAGATCCCGAACCCAACACCCTATTACTTTCTGGGGTTGCAAAGCTCGTGGGAGATTGACCTGTGGGGGAAATTACGCAGCCGCCGGGAAGCTGCTTATGCCCGCCTGCTGGCGACCGAAAAGGGACGCCAACTGGTGACGACCTCGCTGGTGTCGCAGGTAGCTTCCAATTATTATGATCTGCTGGCGCTGGACAGCGAACTGAAAATCATCCGCGACAACATCGAATTGCAGGAAGTAGCGCTGGAAATCGTCGAAATTCAAAAGTTGGGAGGACGCGCCACCGAGCTGGCCGTGCAGCAGTTCGAAGCTCAGCTTTTGCGTACCCGCAGCCTGGCGGTAGAACGCCAACGCGCCATCACACAGGTCGAAAACCGCCTGAATCGCCTCCTGGGACGGTATCCGCAGGCCATTGAACGCGACAGTTCCATCCAGGGGCAGCCGTTGCCCGACCAGATTCAGGCCGGGGTGCCGTCGCGTATGCTGCTGCGCCGTCCTGACATTCAACAGGCCGAACTGGACCTGACTGCCGCCCGCGCCGACATTGACGCGGCCCGTGCGGCGTTTCTGCCGTCGCTGACCCTGACGCCCTACGTCGGGGTGGAAGCGTTTCGGGCTTCGGTACTGCTCGACCCGGCTTCGCTGGCCGCCGGCATTCTGGGGGGGCTGACGGCGCCGCTTTTCAACAAGTACCAGAACCGCGCGAATTACAGGCGGTCGGTCGCGGCGGGGAAAGAAGCCCTTTACACGTACCAAAAACGTATTCTAACGGGCTATGAAGAAGTGATGACGGAGTTGAACAACATCGACCAGCTCCGGTCGGCCTACGCCTTAAAGCAGCAGGAGGTAGACGTCCTGGGGCGGGCGGTGACCACGGCCAACGACCTCTTTCTGGCGGGCTACGCGTCGTACCTGGAAGTGGTGACGGCGCAGCGCAACGTGCTGGAAGCCGAGTTGACGTTGATCGGGTATCGTCGCGACATTTTCATGTCGGTGGTAAACCTGTACCGTGCTCTGGGTGGCGGGTGGACGCCACCGGCCACCGAACTGGCAACACCGGCAGCGGAGTAA
- a CDS encoding FAD-dependent oxidoreductase: MRKILPSLLLLAFWLVAPPSALLAQSPTREVDVCIYGGTSAGVMAAYTAKQLGKSVLLIEPGRHVGGLSAGGLGYTDIGNKSAISGLALDFYRRIGQHYGTFEQWIFEPSVAEATFNGYLERAGVEVLYEHHLRNTVMRGKRIESITLQHSGDDPWTHPMPSVKAKVFLDCTYEGDMLAQAGVPFTIGRESNDLYGETYNGVQMLNKHQFPDGIDPYCVPGDPSSGLVWGISPATLAPQGTGNRQVQTYNYRICLTDDPANLIPITRPEGYDSTHYELLLRYLAAKPTESLWGFLKFDLMPNRKTDINNNGPFSTDMIGTNYHYPEADYAGRMAYKKELETYTKGLLYFIGHDERMAPKLREEMLKWGYPKDEYTDNGNWTWQPYVREGRRMIGAYVMTQANCVGDETVEDGVGMAAYTMDSHNCQRVVIEKDGKKMVKNEGDVQIGGFGPYPIAYRSIIPQAEHCENLLVPVALSASHIAYGSIRMEPVFMVLGQSAATAATLAIDRNTTVQRVDVATLQNLLRENPLADGSTPEILLDNESAAGITTSGDWTQDDKAGGRFGRSLLRDDNQGGARKSVRFTPEVKHAGLYDVYAYFPRIKDGSSQTRLVVADSKRKKKINLKADDIRVEGQTSGAWVPLGEFKLAAGKTNYVEISNQGADGVVVADAVLFVPKQP, encoded by the coding sequence ATGCGAAAAATTCTCCCATCACTCCTCTTGCTTGCATTCTGGCTCGTCGCGCCCCCGTCGGCACTTCTGGCGCAATCGCCCACCCGCGAAGTCGACGTTTGCATTTATGGCGGCACGTCGGCGGGCGTTATGGCGGCCTACACGGCCAAACAACTCGGCAAATCCGTACTGTTGATTGAACCGGGCCGCCACGTGGGCGGGCTCTCGGCAGGCGGACTCGGCTACACCGACATCGGCAACAAGTCGGCCATTTCGGGGCTAGCCCTCGACTTTTACCGACGCATCGGCCAGCACTACGGTACGTTCGAGCAATGGATCTTTGAGCCCAGCGTGGCCGAAGCGACGTTCAACGGCTACCTGGAACGGGCCGGGGTCGAGGTCCTCTACGAACACCACTTGCGCAATACCGTGATGCGGGGCAAGCGCATCGAGTCGATTACGTTGCAACATTCGGGCGATGACCCGTGGACGCATCCCATGCCTTCGGTCAAAGCCAAGGTGTTTCTCGACTGCACCTACGAAGGCGATATGCTGGCGCAGGCGGGGGTGCCGTTCACCATCGGGCGGGAAAGCAACGACCTGTACGGCGAAACCTACAACGGGGTGCAGATGCTGAACAAGCACCAGTTTCCCGACGGCATCGATCCCTACTGCGTGCCGGGCGATCCGTCCAGCGGTCTGGTCTGGGGCATTTCGCCGGCCACGCTGGCTCCGCAAGGCACCGGCAACCGGCAGGTGCAGACTTACAACTACCGCATCTGCCTGACCGACGACCCCGCCAACCTCATTCCGATTACGCGCCCGGAAGGCTACGATTCCACCCATTACGAGCTGTTGCTGCGGTACCTCGCCGCCAAACCCACCGAAAGCCTGTGGGGCTTCCTGAAATTCGACCTGATGCCCAACCGCAAGACGGACATCAACAACAACGGACCGTTTTCGACCGACATGATCGGCACCAACTACCATTATCCGGAAGCCGATTACGCAGGGCGGATGGCGTACAAAAAGGAACTGGAAACCTATACGAAAGGGCTGCTCTACTTCATCGGGCACGACGAACGCATGGCTCCGAAGCTGCGTGAAGAAATGCTGAAATGGGGCTACCCGAAAGACGAGTACACGGACAACGGCAACTGGACGTGGCAACCCTACGTGCGCGAAGGCCGCCGGATGATCGGCGCGTACGTGATGACCCAGGCCAACTGCGTCGGCGACGAAACGGTGGAAGATGGTGTGGGCATGGCGGCCTACACGATGGATTCGCACAATTGCCAGCGCGTGGTGATCGAGAAAGACGGGAAAAAGATGGTGAAGAACGAAGGCGACGTCCAGATCGGCGGGTTCGGTCCCTACCCCATCGCGTATCGGTCGATCATCCCGCAAGCTGAGCATTGCGAAAATCTGCTGGTGCCCGTGGCACTTTCGGCTTCGCACATTGCCTACGGGTCGATCCGCATGGAACCGGTGTTTATGGTGCTGGGCCAATCGGCGGCCACCGCTGCCACCCTGGCCATTGACCGGAACACGACCGTACAACGCGTGGATGTTGCCACGTTGCAGAACCTGCTGCGCGAAAACCCGCTGGCCGACGGCAGCACGCCCGAAATTCTGCTCGACAACGAAAGTGCCGCCGGCATCACGACCAGCGGTGACTGGACTCAGGACGACAAAGCCGGCGGGCGGTTCGGACGTTCGCTGCTGCGCGACGACAACCAAGGCGGTGCCCGCAAATCCGTGCGCTTTACGCCGGAAGTAAAACACGCGGGTCTGTACGACGTTTACGCGTATTTTCCGCGCATCAAAGACGGCTCCTCGCAAACGCGACTGGTGGTGGCCGACAGCAAACGAAAGAAGAAAATCAACCTGAAGGCCGACGACATCCGCGTAGAGGGCCAAACCTCCGGGGCTTGGGTTCCGTTAGGTGAATTCAAGCTGGCGGCAGGGAAAACGAATTACGTAGAGATTTCGAACCAGGGCGCCGACGGCGTGGTCGTCGCCGATGCCGTGTTGTTTGTTCCGAAACAGCCCTGA